The sequence GCAAAATGGGCAAAACGAAGGCGGCAGTCTTGCCAGTGCCGGTTTGGGCCAGGCCCATCACGTCGTTGCCTTCGAGAATGGGCGGGATCGCCTGCTCCTGGATCGGGGTCGGCTCGGTGTAGCCGAGCGCCCGAACACCCGCCATGAGGCGCGGGTCTAATTGAAATGCTTCAAAATTCATTTTTCGATAAACCTTTGGTTCAACTCGAGGCTGAACAAATAAAACTGCCGTCAGTCCACAAGCGGGTCTGGCGGCAAGGGGCACACAAAACACAACAACTGGAGGCGGTATTGTATCATAGAGATCATGCCTGACCCGGAATTGGTCGTCGTCTGGCGAATTACCGAACACTGTGACCTCGGCTGTGCCTTCTGCGCCTACAGCCGCCACCTCCGCCGCCCCCGCCTCTCGGCCGGCCCGGCTCAAGTTCTGGCCTTCGGCGCTTTGCTCAAAGAGTACGCAACAACTTATCAGCGCGATGTTCTCGTCAGTTGGCTTGGCGGCGAGCCGTTGCGCTGGCCGCCGCTGTTCAAGGTTTCGCACACCTTTAAGAACGGCTTCAATTTACGACTCGGAGTCACTACCAACGGCACGGCCCTCAATTCCGAGTCTGTTCGACGGCGGCTCGTCGAAGATTTTGATCAACTCACGATCAGCGTGGACGGCCTCGGCGATTTCCACGACCGGGGCCGGGACGCGCCGGGGCTGTTTGAGCAGTTGCGGCTCAACATCCAAAGCTTGAGCGAGCTAAAACGGAATACGGGACATGGCCCGCTTCTTCGCGTCAATACCATTTTGATGCGCGACAACATCCGCAACTTTGAAACTCTGTGCCGGGCTGTGGCCGAATGGGGCGTGCAGGAAATCACCTTCAACGCCCTGGGCGGGCGCGACCGGCCAGAGTTCTTTCCCGACCACCGCTTGTTGCCGGAGCAAGTCGAGCAGTTTTGCGAAGCCCTGCCCGGCATCCGCGCCCGAATGGCACAACCAGGATTGACGATTCTCGGAAGCGAACATTATCTGGAGCGGCTACAAAACTGGTCGCTCAATCTCCAATCTCCGATCTCTGATTGTTCTCCCGGCCAGCGCTTTCTTTTCATTGACGAACGCGGCTTCATCGCACCGTGCAGTTTCACGCTACAGGATTACGGCATTCATCTAAGTGAGATTCGCGGGCCGCGCGACCTGGCTCAATTGCCCTCGCGGCTCGCAACGCGCAAACGCGATAAAATGTCAGCGCCGTGCTTCGACTGTCCGAGCACCCACGTGTTTGGAAAGTTTGTCGGCGGGCTTGGCTCCCTGACTTGAACAAATCATCCAAGAACAAATCCGTTGAATACGTTCAATCCGTTGATGAGACTCGTGAACACTGAAGGCCCCCTCCTCGAAACCCTCACCCGCCGCCTGGCCGAGTGCCCCGCCGACTTCCTGGCCGAGCCGCGCCTCGGGCGCGCGGGCGCGGTTCACGTGGCCGCCGTCGTCGCCGACTTGATTCGCGATCTCGGCGGCGAGCCGCTCACGCAACAACAGGTTGCCGCTTTTCAATCGTCGAACGCCAGGCTCGACCGCAACCGCCTGCGCCTGGTTCTCGTCACCTGCTGGCTCCTGCGCGACTCGTGGTTCACCAACAGACAGCAATTTTCCAAACGGGCGCTCAACTTTCTGGTTGACGGCCTCACCGAATCGGCCAAACTGACTCCCGCGCCCAACTTTGTC comes from Chloroflexota bacterium and encodes:
- a CDS encoding radical SAM protein, which encodes MPDPELVVVWRITEHCDLGCAFCAYSRHLRRPRLSAGPAQVLAFGALLKEYATTYQRDVLVSWLGGEPLRWPPLFKVSHTFKNGFNLRLGVTTNGTALNSESVRRRLVEDFDQLTISVDGLGDFHDRGRDAPGLFEQLRLNIQSLSELKRNTGHGPLLRVNTILMRDNIRNFETLCRAVAEWGVQEITFNALGGRDRPEFFPDHRLLPEQVEQFCEALPGIRARMAQPGLTILGSEHYLERLQNWSLNLQSPISDCSPGQRFLFIDERGFIAPCSFTLQDYGIHLSEIRGPRDLAQLPSRLATRKRDKMSAPCFDCPSTHVFGKFVGGLGSLT